A window of the Methanoregula sp. genome harbors these coding sequences:
- the pap gene encoding polyphosphate:AMP phosphotransferase: MFEKLDLTKTIDNETFEKPIGDLKERLSILQRTLRDLNIPVIIVLEGWNASGITMSIHEIIQSLDPRGFNLHAIDNPSDEEAARPFMWRFWLRTPSNGRIAIFARSWYSRALAEKLSSIGWKKTMKDKINSINNFERQLADNGTVIFKFFLHISKDDQKMRLLVRERNPLTAWLVTPKIWNFHQHYDTYLPVIDEFIENTDTAYAPWHVIEATDRKYTILKIYSTLVKILEKRVAEAQAAQSRKSKTKNIVKPPKNPVRRRSSSESPHSKEECQDMLNNLQIEMLELHYLLFKRKIPFIIAYEGWDAAGKGGNIMRIARQMNPLGYDVIPIAAPTPNEKQYHYLRRFIKHFPSAGHIAIYDRSWYGRVLVERVEGFCSEHEWQRAYQEINEMEQDYIESSGGGMLKFWLEIDKDEQLKRFKQREDDPLKQYKITEEDWRNREKWDQYNEAVDEMLARTNTPYAPWVVIESDDKGYARVKALKTVIKSVEKLL; the protein is encoded by the coding sequence ATGTTTGAAAAGCTGGATCTGACTAAGACTATCGATAATGAAACCTTTGAAAAGCCAATTGGCGATTTGAAAGAGCGCCTGAGTATTCTCCAGCGGACACTTCGCGATCTCAATATTCCCGTCATCATCGTTCTTGAAGGGTGGAATGCATCCGGCATCACCATGTCCATCCACGAGATCATCCAGTCGCTCGATCCCCGTGGTTTCAATCTGCATGCAATCGACAATCCCAGTGATGAAGAAGCGGCACGCCCGTTCATGTGGAGATTCTGGCTGCGGACCCCATCCAACGGAAGGATCGCCATTTTTGCCCGCAGCTGGTACAGCAGGGCTTTAGCTGAAAAACTGTCAAGCATTGGCTGGAAAAAGACAATGAAAGATAAGATCAATTCGATCAATAATTTTGAACGGCAATTGGCAGATAATGGCACGGTAATCTTTAAATTTTTTTTACATATCAGCAAAGATGATCAGAAGATGCGCCTGCTTGTCCGGGAACGAAACCCGTTGACTGCATGGCTCGTCACCCCAAAGATCTGGAATTTCCACCAGCATTATGATACCTATCTTCCGGTAATCGATGAGTTCATTGAAAATACTGATACCGCATATGCCCCATGGCATGTGATCGAGGCAACGGACCGGAAGTATACCATTTTAAAGATCTATTCCACCCTGGTAAAAATTCTTGAAAAGAGAGTGGCCGAAGCACAGGCAGCGCAATCAAGAAAAAGTAAAACCAAAAACATAGTCAAACCTCCAAAAAATCCCGTACGGCGAAGATCCTCATCAGAATCGCCTCATTCAAAAGAGGAATGCCAGGATATGCTGAACAATCTCCAGATAGAGATGCTGGAGCTCCATTATCTTCTTTTCAAGAGAAAGATCCCGTTCATTATTGCCTATGAGGGCTGGGATGCCGCAGGAAAGGGAGGAAATATCATGAGAATTGCCCGGCAGATGAATCCTTTGGGTTATGATGTGATTCCGATTGCAGCACCAACACCGAATGAAAAACAATACCACTATCTCAGGAGGTTCATCAAGCATTTCCCGAGCGCCGGTCACATTGCCATTTATGATCGCAGCTGGTATGGCCGGGTGCTTGTCGAACGGGTGGAAGGATTCTGTTCCGAGCACGAATGGCAGCGGGCATACCAGGAGATCAACGAGATGGAGCAGGATTATATTGAAAGCAGTGGCGGGGGGATGCTGAAGTTCTGGCTTGAGATAGATAAAGACGAGCAGCTCAAACGGTTCAAACAGCGGGAGGACGATCCGCTCAAACAATACAAGATTACCGAGGAAGACTGGCGGAACCGGGAGAAATGGGACCAGTATAATGAAGCGGTTGATGAGATGCTGGCAAGAACCAACACTCCCTATGCCCCGTGGGTTGTCATAGAATCCGATGACAAAGGATATGCCCGGGTCAAGGCGCTGAAAACCGTTATCAAAAGTGTTGAGAAACTTCTCTGA
- a CDS encoding type III PLP-dependent enzyme, giving the protein MTKIAVDAKKKRKKKGTDDGVHHISDARKELLQDLAREHGTPIFVIDHEKLRDNYREFRQNLPKVQVYFAVKANSNPEIVRTLFDMGSSFDVASMPEFMIVYENIRKMPARERQDWIWDKIIYANTIKPIETLEALDKYNPLVTFDNIEELKKLRRHAPHAGLVLRIRVPNTGSLVELSSKFGAHPGEAVDLIISAFDMGLVVEGLSFHVGSQCTNFENYVQALQLSADIINEVETRTGRKIRILDIGGGFPVKYHPEVKSFKLLAKQLTAEIKRLFPKDMQILAEPGRFLVANACEVVAKVVGKAFRDGKPCYYINDGVYHTYSGQVFDHSTYPVLSFKEGETHISAVFGPTCDAFDTITLSAELPDLEIGDLVYSENIGAYSHASSTYFNGFPPAKVVHINK; this is encoded by the coding sequence ATGACAAAAATCGCGGTCGATGCAAAGAAGAAGAGGAAGAAGAAAGGGACTGATGACGGGGTACACCATATCAGCGATGCCCGTAAGGAACTGTTGCAGGATCTCGCCCGTGAGCATGGTACCCCCATCTTCGTTATCGATCACGAAAAACTCCGGGATAATTACCGGGAATTCCGACAGAACCTGCCCAAAGTCCAGGTCTATTTTGCGGTAAAGGCAAATTCTAATCCGGAAATAGTCAGGACGCTCTTTGACATGGGCAGCAGTTTTGATGTTGCATCCATGCCGGAATTTATGATCGTCTATGAAAATATCCGGAAAATGCCTGCCAGGGAGCGCCAGGACTGGATCTGGGATAAGATCATCTATGCAAATACGATAAAACCGATTGAAACGTTAGAAGCGCTTGACAAATACAACCCGCTGGTCACGTTTGACAATATTGAAGAACTCAAAAAACTCCGTCGGCATGCACCACATGCAGGTCTCGTGCTCAGGATACGAGTCCCCAATACCGGTTCTCTCGTGGAACTCTCCTCAAAGTTCGGGGCCCATCCGGGCGAGGCAGTGGACCTGATCATTTCAGCTTTCGATATGGGGCTCGTTGTCGAAGGTCTTAGTTTTCATGTCGGCAGCCAGTGTACAAATTTTGAGAACTATGTCCAGGCCCTGCAGCTGTCCGCAGATATCATAAACGAGGTTGAGACGCGAACCGGCCGGAAAATCAGGATCCTTGATATCGGCGGTGGCTTTCCGGTGAAGTACCACCCCGAGGTCAAATCCTTCAAACTTCTTGCAAAACAACTGACTGCTGAAATAAAACGGTTGTTTCCCAAAGATATGCAGATCCTTGCAGAACCCGGCCGCTTCCTTGTTGCCAATGCCTGCGAAGTCGTGGCAAAAGTTGTCGGCAAGGCATTCCGCGACGGGAAACCCTGTTATTATATCAACGACGGAGTTTACCACACGTATTCCGGCCAGGTCTTTGACCATAGCACTTACCCGGTGCTGTCATTCAAGGAAGGAGAGACGCACATTTCCGCGGTATTCGGCCCTACCTGCGATGCTTTTGATACCATCACGCTCTCCGCAGAGTTGCCTGACCTTGAGATCGGCGATCTGGTCTATTCAGAAAATATCGGGGCTTATTCCCATGCCTCATCCACGTACTTCAATGGGTTCCCCCCGGCAAAAGTTGTGCATATCAACAAGTAA
- a CDS encoding YkgJ family cysteine cluster protein has product MAFTCQQCGECCSSMGEIIEILEETGPQSYRIGFSVTGEERIVSIDPDKQDLFRLQEIRTVRPMACPFLREGGNKKCVCSVHTSRPDLCRQYSCYHILIMDQQDTRIGRVREASRMLTTSDEDLRILWNREITGVLITDEKCWEEHVEQTLTHAGYRVVR; this is encoded by the coding sequence TTGGCGTTTACCTGTCAGCAATGCGGAGAATGCTGCAGCTCCATGGGCGAGATTATCGAAATACTTGAAGAGACTGGACCTCAATCATACCGGATCGGATTTTCCGTTACCGGGGAAGAGCGGATCGTTTCGATTGATCCTGATAAACAGGATCTGTTCCGGTTGCAGGAGATCAGAACTGTTCGGCCGATGGCCTGCCCGTTCCTGCGGGAAGGCGGCAACAAAAAATGTGTCTGCTCGGTTCACACATCCCGCCCCGATCTCTGTCGCCAGTACTCCTGCTATCATATCCTCATAATGGATCAACAGGATACACGGATAGGCCGGGTGAGGGAAGCATCCCGGATGTTAACTACGTCTGATGAAGATCTTCGCATACTCTGGAACAGGGAGATTACCGGCGTTTTAATTACGGACGAAAAATGCTGGGAAGAACATGTGGAACAGACACTCACCCATGCAGGATACAGGGTTGTGCGATAA
- the pscS gene encoding O-phospho-L-seryl-tRNA:Cys-tRNA synthase — MRCASGIEARQVDEVAINIDPIQVGGRLTGDAMKAVIAYGDGYSVCDNCRKPNRLDYISKPPIAEFHKDVAAWLNMDAVRTVPGARRGFQAVAHTYVQKGDPVLLTSLSHYTEFLAIEGAGGIACEIPANDKRMITHDATAAKIEEVKKQSGKAPVLAFIDHVDYQFGNMHDVKAIAKVCHQYDIPVLYNGAYTVGILPVNGRDLGVDFVVGSGHKSMAAPAPSGILAATSERAGEVFRTTAIIGDVTQRKFGIKEPEMMGCTLMGVTLIGMMASFPHVKERVKHFDFELENNRIVVDGLLAVEGTKILSEMPRKHTLTRADTIGSFDRIAESHKKRGFFFSSALEEKGVTGVIPGATKVWKFNTYGMTRKQAVYLAEVFAGIANENGLHLRA, encoded by the coding sequence ATGAGATGCGCGAGTGGTATCGAAGCGCGACAGGTGGATGAAGTCGCAATTAATATCGATCCTATCCAGGTTGGGGGAAGGCTCACCGGGGATGCAATGAAAGCCGTGATCGCTTACGGTGACGGGTATTCTGTCTGTGACAACTGCCGCAAGCCCAACCGGCTTGACTATATCAGCAAGCCCCCGATTGCAGAGTTCCACAAGGATGTCGCAGCCTGGCTGAACATGGATGCCGTCCGCACAGTGCCCGGTGCACGGCGGGGATTCCAGGCTGTCGCCCACACGTACGTTCAGAAGGGTGATCCGGTTCTCCTCACTTCGCTCTCCCATTATACCGAGTTCCTTGCGATTGAAGGAGCAGGGGGGATTGCCTGCGAAATTCCTGCAAACGATAAGCGCATGATAACACACGATGCAACCGCAGCGAAGATTGAAGAAGTTAAAAAACAGTCCGGCAAAGCTCCGGTTCTTGCTTTCATCGATCATGTTGACTACCAGTTTGGCAATATGCACGATGTAAAAGCAATCGCAAAGGTCTGCCACCAGTACGATATCCCCGTGCTCTATAACGGGGCCTACACGGTCGGTATCCTGCCCGTGAATGGCAGGGATCTGGGAGTGGATTTTGTTGTCGGTTCCGGGCATAAGAGCATGGCAGCTCCAGCTCCGTCCGGCATCCTTGCAGCAACCTCAGAACGAGCGGGAGAAGTGTTCCGCACGACTGCCATTATTGGCGATGTGACCCAGCGAAAATTTGGGATAAAAGAGCCCGAGATGATGGGATGCACGCTGATGGGTGTCACCCTTATTGGCATGATGGCATCATTTCCGCACGTAAAGGAACGGGTAAAACACTTTGACTTTGAACTGGAAAACAACCGGATCGTTGTGGATGGACTTCTTGCGGTTGAAGGAACGAAGATCCTCTCGGAGATGCCACGGAAGCACACGCTGACCCGGGCAGACACGATCGGTTCATTTGACAGAATCGCAGAATCCCATAAAAAGCGGGGCTTCTTCTTTTCAAGCGCACTTGAGGAGAAGGGGGTAACCGGTGTCATCCCCGGTGCAACAAAAGTCTGGAAGTTCAACACGTATGGTATGACGCGGAAGCAGGCAGTATACCTTGCGGAAGTGTTTGCCGGTATCGCAAATGAGAACGGTCTGCATCTGCGGGCATAA
- a CDS encoding saccharopine dehydrogenase C-terminal domain-containing protein, producing MEFKNKVLIIGYGAVSKCTLPILLRHVTIPLENITIIDFKNKAQDLKAWTTGGLRFFKRKVTRDNLDQILSEYLADGGLLIDLAWNIDCCELVQWCHDHNVMYVNTSVEAWDPDAEKFTASPYEKTLYFRQMKLHELTKDWHDGATCVVDHGANPGLISHFARQGLCDIARRMIADDIAPDPERMKNLILKQNFAGLAMETGVKVIHCSERDTQISRSPKTVDEFVGTWCIEGLREEGTAPAEIGWGTHEKDLPEKATIPPVGPKNEILLAKMGINTWVRSWVPHHEIVGMVIRHGEAFGISDRWTVWKDGKAIYRPTVHYAYQPCDATIASLHELRGRNYELQPKLRILNDREIISGSDTLGALLMGHPYHSWWTGSILSIEEAKTLAPGQNATTVQVGLGVVTAVMWMIENPRRGFCLPDDLPHEFVLDIARPYLGEFYSGSSDWTPLKNRAVYFKENPENDYDRQDVWQFKNFLFVQ from the coding sequence GTGGAATTTAAAAATAAAGTGTTAATTATCGGGTATGGGGCCGTGTCCAAGTGCACACTCCCCATCCTGCTCCGGCATGTAACCATACCGCTTGAAAATATTACCATTATCGATTTTAAAAATAAAGCGCAGGATCTCAAAGCGTGGACAACAGGTGGTCTCCGGTTTTTTAAGAGAAAAGTTACCCGGGATAACCTTGACCAGATTCTTTCGGAATACCTTGCCGATGGAGGTCTCCTGATAGATCTCGCGTGGAATATTGACTGCTGTGAACTGGTGCAGTGGTGTCATGACCATAACGTCATGTATGTGAATACATCCGTAGAAGCCTGGGATCCCGATGCGGAGAAATTCACAGCCAGCCCGTATGAAAAGACCCTGTATTTCCGTCAGATGAAACTTCACGAACTCACGAAAGACTGGCATGACGGTGCAACCTGTGTGGTGGATCACGGTGCAAATCCTGGCCTCATCTCTCACTTTGCACGACAGGGTCTCTGTGATATTGCGCGCAGAATGATTGCAGATGACATAGCACCGGATCCGGAACGGATGAAGAACCTGATCCTGAAGCAGAATTTTGCCGGGCTTGCGATGGAAACCGGCGTAAAAGTTATCCACTGTTCAGAAAGGGATACCCAGATTTCCCGGTCACCCAAAACCGTAGATGAATTTGTCGGGACATGGTGTATTGAAGGGCTCAGGGAAGAAGGGACCGCCCCGGCAGAGATCGGCTGGGGAACTCATGAAAAAGATCTTCCGGAAAAAGCCACGATTCCCCCCGTAGGGCCCAAAAACGAGATCCTGCTTGCGAAGATGGGGATCAATACGTGGGTGCGCTCGTGGGTCCCTCACCATGAGATTGTTGGCATGGTCATCCGGCATGGCGAAGCTTTTGGCATATCAGATCGCTGGACCGTCTGGAAAGACGGCAAGGCAATCTATCGGCCAACCGTGCATTACGCGTATCAACCCTGCGATGCAACCATTGCCTCGCTCCATGAACTGCGGGGAAGAAATTACGAACTGCAACCTAAGTTGCGGATCTTAAATGACCGGGAGATCATCAGCGGATCGGATACATTAGGTGCGCTCCTGATGGGTCATCCTTATCATTCCTGGTGGACGGGGAGTATCCTTTCGATTGAGGAAGCAAAGACCCTTGCTCCCGGGCAGAACGCGACAACGGTCCAGGTCGGCCTAGGCGTCGTGACCGCGGTCATGTGGATGATTGAAAATCCCAGGCGTGGTTTCTGTCTTCCCGATGATCTGCCCCATGAGTTTGTGCTGGACATTGCAAGGCCATATCTTGGCGAATTCTATTCAGGCTCTTCAGACTGGACCCCGTTGAAAAACCGGGCGGTCTACTTCAAGGAGAATCCGGAGAATGATTATGACCGGCAAGATGTCTGGCAATTCAAAAACTTCTTATTTGTGCAATGA
- a CDS encoding response regulator: MTDTILIVDDSSFIVEGLAAILKKKYRIIAVYGGAQCLEILEKETPAIIILDILMEPMDGWETLVRIKENSATRHIPVLMFSAKKISAEEAEEHRISIDDFVSKPVTPKKLIESIEKVLARQKANRANIEVWRSAGIAQDRIDKYTSLMTNLEVDMSLLQNMKVQLSLVRDDDEKIRTDLEAVIISIERRIEQERFSGEKFSREMQESVSGNIKEKGRVVPVPAKNENVQEILPVDAGINPAAQPELADLSVMSESETNLSAGKGIVPEMSVLRQVTAPEITPIPEIYPPAKGLPDTDVIPEPASSFSLFEDGDLQQPPGKEPDMIVVAESPGGKRTHNPVCSGLSFPKEIPEITSSSRPLSPETRAGKTGQGMDASTGKNAPHVTQQKIPADQEPRSLRARTLDNKPVNPEIPMPGPFGSGTDTSSRSNPVDVGRSFGNEEVTQKAERVSDKDTTPPSGGFISRIISMIMGIFKRPGK, encoded by the coding sequence TTGACTGACACGATTCTTATCGTAGATGACAGCTCGTTCATTGTTGAAGGGCTTGCAGCTATCTTAAAAAAAAAGTACCGGATAATTGCAGTGTATGGCGGAGCGCAATGCCTCGAGATACTTGAGAAAGAGACTCCGGCTATTATCATCCTTGATATCCTGATGGAGCCTATGGACGGTTGGGAAACGCTGGTGCGAATCAAGGAAAACTCTGCTACCCGGCATATCCCGGTTCTCATGTTTTCTGCAAAAAAGATCAGTGCTGAGGAAGCAGAAGAGCACCGGATCAGCATCGACGATTTCGTATCAAAACCCGTAACTCCAAAAAAGCTTATCGAATCTATAGAAAAAGTGCTCGCACGTCAAAAAGCAAACCGTGCAAATATAGAGGTATGGAGATCTGCGGGAATCGCGCAGGACCGGATTGACAAATATACCTCTCTGATGACAAATCTTGAAGTGGATATGAGTCTTCTCCAGAATATGAAGGTACAGCTCTCTTTAGTCCGGGATGATGACGAGAAGATCCGCACGGATCTTGAAGCAGTTATCATTTCTATCGAGAGAAGGATAGAACAAGAACGCTTTTCAGGTGAGAAGTTCTCTCGCGAGATGCAGGAATCCGTTTCAGGTAATATTAAAGAAAAAGGACGTGTCGTACCGGTACCTGCAAAGAATGAGAACGTGCAGGAAATACTCCCGGTCGATGCGGGAATTAATCCAGCAGCTCAACCGGAACTCGCAGATTTGTCCGTTATGTCTGAGAGCGAAACGAATCTGTCCGCAGGAAAAGGTATTGTACCGGAAATGAGCGTTTTGCGTCAAGTGACTGCCCCGGAGATCACCCCAATTCCGGAGATTTACCCGCCAGCGAAAGGTCTTCCGGATACAGACGTAATTCCTGAACCTGCCAGTTCATTTTCTCTTTTTGAAGATGGGGACCTTCAGCAACCTCCCGGCAAAGAACCGGATATGATTGTGGTGGCTGAATCTCCTGGAGGTAAACGTACCCATAATCCCGTTTGCTCAGGGCTATCATTCCCAAAAGAAATTCCTGAAATTACCTCCTCCTCCCGCCCGCTTTCCCCGGAAACACGGGCGGGAAAAACCGGACAGGGAATGGATGCATCAACTGGCAAAAATGCTCCCCACGTTACGCAACAAAAAATACCGGCCGACCAGGAACCCCGGTCATTAAGGGCCAGAACGCTCGACAACAAACCTGTTAATCCAGAAATACCTATGCCCGGACCTTTTGGCTCCGGCACGGATACATCCTCCAGAAGTAACCCGGTGGATGTTGGCAGATCCTTTGGAAACGAAGAAGTCACTCAAAAAGCCGAGCGCGTATCTGACAAAGACACAACTCCTCCATCAGGGGGATTCATTTCAAGAATAATTTCAATGATCATGGGAATTTTTAAACGACCCGGGAAATAA